In Bos indicus x Bos taurus breed Angus x Brahman F1 hybrid chromosome 1, Bos_hybrid_MaternalHap_v2.0, whole genome shotgun sequence, a single window of DNA contains:
- the LAMP3 gene encoding lysosome-associated membrane glycoprotein 3 isoform X2 — protein MSWQIPAVVMFFMALVAIWYYDSHYNSHMQAKVFPEITGYSSPTTGQATVKPSLLQPTNYVPHKTAAARSTDGHITSQTVAKTSSSETLTTNTTIEVLATTSPVTTKSTLPTTPTTHTLVTTLATPNKSHVTFPVTEAKVGLSVGPSSPPVTINPTAHTTGNRSSTASHTTGKTTQLSNQTTLPATLSTSPHNITTSQKPTQPTHTPGPTTATYNTTQTASPATIAPRPTLAPQPLSPKTGIYQVHNGSKLCIKAEMGIQLTVQDSVSVFSPQKYFNIDPNATQASGNCGSRKSNLLLNFQGGFVNLTFTKGEKSYYISEVEAYLTVSNPAKVYQGLKHAMMMFETVVGHSFKCVSEQSIQLSTYLQLKTMNVQLQAFDFEDDHFGNVDECSSDYTIVLPVIAAIVIGLLAVGLIVYAIRLRREYSGYQRI, from the exons ATGTCCTGGCAGATCCCTGCAGTGGTGATGTTCTTCATGGCTCTGGTTG CGATTTGGTATTATGACAGTCATTACAACAGTCACATGCAAGCAAAAGTGTTTCCAGAAATCACAGGTTATTCTTCACCTACAACAGGACAGGCCACAGTAAAACCTTCTCTCCTCCAACCAACTAACTACGTGCCTCACAAAACTGCAGCAGCAAGATCGACAGATGGTCACATCACCTCTCAGACAGTTGCCAAAACATCCAGCTCTGAGACCCTAACCACAAACACAACCATAGAAGTTCTAGCAACAACTTCCCCAGTAACTACAAAGAGCACCCTACCAACCACTCCAACAACCCACACCCTAGTCACAACCCTGGCCACACCCAACAAGTCACACGTGACTTTTCCAGTCACTGAGGCTAAAGTTGGCCTCAGTGTAGGTCCCAGTTCACCACCAGTCACCATCAACCCAACGGCTCACACCACTGGAAATAGGTCATCGACTGCCAGCCACACAACTGGGAAAACCACCCAACTCAGTAACCAGACCACCCTTCCAGCAACTTTGTCCACCTCACCACACAACATCACAACCAGTCAGAAACCTACTCAACCCACCCACACCCCAGGCCCAACCACAGCCACATACAACACCACCCAAACGGCCTCGCCTGCCACCATAGCGCCCAGGCCCACCCTTGCACCACAGCCATTGTCACCCAAGACGGGAATTTATCAAGTTCACAATGGAAGCAAGCTGTGTATCAAAGCAGAGATGGGGATACAGCTGACGGTTCAAGACTCCGTGTCG GTCTTTTCACCTCAGAAATACTTCAACATCGACCCCAATGCAACTCAAGCCTCTGGAAACTGTGGCTCCCGAAAATCCAACCTCCTTTTGAATTTCCAGGGTGGCTTTGTGAATCTCACATTTACCAAG GGTGAGAAGTCATATTATATCAGTGAGGTGGAAGCCTATTTGACTGTCTCAAATCCAG CGAAAGTTTACCAAGGACTGAAACATGCAATGATGATGTTTGAGACTGTGGTTGGGCATTCCTTCAAGTGTGTGAGTGAACAGAGCATCCAGCTCTCAACCTACCTTCAGCTGAAAACAATGAATGTCCAGCTTCAAGCCTTTGATTTTGAAGATGACCACTTTGGAAATG TGGATGAATGTTCATCTGACTACACAATTGTGCTTCCTGTTATTGCGGCCATCGTGATTGGTCTCCTCGCTGTGGGTTTGATTGTCTATGCAATCCGTTTAAGGCGTGAATATTCTGGATACCAGAGAATCTAA
- the LAMP3 gene encoding lysosome-associated membrane glycoprotein 3 isoform X1, with protein MSWQIPAVVMFFMALVAIWYYDSHYNSHMQAKVFPEITGYSSPTTGQATVKPSLLQPTNYVPHKTAAARSTDGHITSQTVAKTSSSETLTTNTTIEVLATTSPVTTKSTLPTTPTTHTLVTTLATPNKSHVTFPVTEAKVGLSVGPSSPPVTINPTAHTTGNRSSTASHTTGKTTQLSNQTTLPATLSTSPHNITTSQKPTQPTHTPGPTTATYNTTQTASPATIAPRPTLAPQPLSPKTGIYQVHNGSKLCIKAEMGIQLTVQDSVSVFSPQKYFNIDPNATQASGNCGSRKSNLLLNFQGGFVNLTFTKGEKSYYISEVEAYLTVSNPAKVYQGLKHAMMMFETVVGHSFKCVSEQSIQLSTYLQLKTMNVQLQAFDFEDDHFGNADECISDRNRREIPVAVGLSIAVLLAVLLTACLVTRKRPSRGYERM; from the exons ATGTCCTGGCAGATCCCTGCAGTGGTGATGTTCTTCATGGCTCTGGTTG CGATTTGGTATTATGACAGTCATTACAACAGTCACATGCAAGCAAAAGTGTTTCCAGAAATCACAGGTTATTCTTCACCTACAACAGGACAGGCCACAGTAAAACCTTCTCTCCTCCAACCAACTAACTACGTGCCTCACAAAACTGCAGCAGCAAGATCGACAGATGGTCACATCACCTCTCAGACAGTTGCCAAAACATCCAGCTCTGAGACCCTAACCACAAACACAACCATAGAAGTTCTAGCAACAACTTCCCCAGTAACTACAAAGAGCACCCTACCAACCACTCCAACAACCCACACCCTAGTCACAACCCTGGCCACACCCAACAAGTCACACGTGACTTTTCCAGTCACTGAGGCTAAAGTTGGCCTCAGTGTAGGTCCCAGTTCACCACCAGTCACCATCAACCCAACGGCTCACACCACTGGAAATAGGTCATCGACTGCCAGCCACACAACTGGGAAAACCACCCAACTCAGTAACCAGACCACCCTTCCAGCAACTTTGTCCACCTCACCACACAACATCACAACCAGTCAGAAACCTACTCAACCCACCCACACCCCAGGCCCAACCACAGCCACATACAACACCACCCAAACGGCCTCGCCTGCCACCATAGCGCCCAGGCCCACCCTTGCACCACAGCCATTGTCACCCAAGACGGGAATTTATCAAGTTCACAATGGAAGCAAGCTGTGTATCAAAGCAGAGATGGGGATACAGCTGACGGTTCAAGACTCCGTGTCG GTCTTTTCACCTCAGAAATACTTCAACATCGACCCCAATGCAACTCAAGCCTCTGGAAACTGTGGCTCCCGAAAATCCAACCTCCTTTTGAATTTCCAGGGTGGCTTTGTGAATCTCACATTTACCAAG GGTGAGAAGTCATATTATATCAGTGAGGTGGAAGCCTATTTGACTGTCTCAAATCCAG CGAAAGTTTACCAAGGACTGAAACATGCAATGATGATGTTTGAGACTGTGGTTGGGCATTCCTTCAAGTGTGTGAGTGAACAGAGCATCCAGCTCTCAACCTACCTTCAGCTGAAAACAATGAATGTCCAGCTTCAAGCCTTTGATTTTGAAGATGACCACTTTGGAAATG CGGATGAATGCATCAGTgacagaaacaggagagaaatcccTGTGGCCGTGGGCCTGAGTATCGCAGTACTGCTTGCCGTTTTGCTAACAGCATGCCTGGTGACCAGAAAGAGGCCCAGTAGAGGATATGAACGCATGTAA